A genomic region of Microtus ochrogaster isolate Prairie Vole_2 chromosome 15, MicOch1.0, whole genome shotgun sequence contains the following coding sequences:
- the Prpf40b gene encoding pre-mRNA-processing factor 40 homolog B isoform X4 → MSVPDSGPRPPAAPAPFPPGPPMMPPPFMPPPGIPPPFPPMGLPPMSQRPPAIPPMPPGILPPMLPPMGAPPPLTQIPGMVPPMMPGMLMPAVPVTAATAPGADTASSAVTGTGPPRALWSEHVAPDGRIYYYNADDKQSVWEKPSVLKSKAELLLSQCPWKEYKSDTGKPYYYNNQSQESRWTRPKDLDDLEALVKQESTGKQQAQQLQTLQPQPQPPQPQPDPPPIPPGPIPVPMALLEPEPGRSEDCDVLEAAQPLEQGFLQREEGPSSSTGQHRLLQEEEEARPEPERPGLSWSNREKAKQAFKELLRDKAVPSNASWEQAMKMVVTDPRYSALPKLSEKKQAFNAYKAQREKEEKEEARLRAKEAKQTLQHFLEQHERMTSTTRYRRAEQTFGDLEVWAVVPERDRKEVYDDVLFFLAKKEKEQAKQLRRRNIQALKSILDGMSSVNFQTTWSQAQQYLMDNPSFAQDQQLQNMDKEDALICFEEHIRALEREEEEERERARLRERRQQRKNREAFQTFLDELHETGQLHSMSTWMELYPAVSTDVRFANMLGQPGSTPLDLFKFYVEELKARFHDEKKIIKDILKDRGFCVEVNTAFEDFAHVISFDKRAAALDAGNIKLTFNSLLEKAEAREREREKEEARRMRRREAAFRSMLRQAVPALELGTAWEEVRERFVCDSAFEQITLESERIRLFREFLQVLETECQHLHTKGRKHGRKGKKHHRKRSHSPSGSESDEEELPPPSLRPSKRRRRNPSESGSEPSSSLDSVESGGAALGGPGSPSSHLLLGSDHGLRKAKKPKKKTKKRRHKSNSPESETDPEEKAGKESEDREQEQDKDRELRQAELPVRSPGFGIKKEKTGWDTSESELSEGELERRRRTLLQQLDDHQ, encoded by the exons TCGGTTCCCGATTCTGGTCCCCGGCCCCCAGCAGCGCCTGCCCCCTTCCCACCGGGGCCCCCCATGATGCCACCACCCTTC ATGCCCCCTCCAGGGATCCCACCTCCTTTTCCTCCAATGGGGCTGCCCCCTATGAGTCAGAGACCACCAGCCATTCCCCCAATGCCACCTGGCATACTGCCCCCAATGCTTCCACCAATGGGGGCACCACCACCACTTACACAG ATACCAGGAATGGTACCTCCAATGATGCCAGGGATGCTGATGCCAGCGGTGCCTGTCACTGCAGCG ACGGCTCCGGGTGCGGACACCGCCAGCT CTGCTGTGACTGGGACTGGCCCTCCG aggGCCTTATGGAGTGAACATGTGGCCCCTGATGGGCGCATCTACTACTACAACGCTGATGACAAGCAGTCCGTGTGGGAGAAGCCCAGCGTGCTCAAGTCCAAGGCGGAG CTGCTGCTGTCCCAGTGTCCCTGGAAAGAGTATAAATCAGATACAGGGAAGCCGTACTACTACAACAACCAGAGTCAGGAGTCCCGTTGGACCCGGCCCAAGGATCTGGATGACCTGGAGG CCTTAGTCAAACAAGAGTCTACAGG AAAGCAGCAGGCCCAGCAACTGCAGACCctacagccacagccacagccacctcAGCCACAACCTGACCCTCCACCTATACCTCCTGGTCCCATCCCGGTGCCTATGGCCCTTCTGGAACCTGAGCCAGGTCGAAGTGAAGATTGTGATGTGCTGGAAGCTGCCCAGCCCCTGGAGCAGGGGTTCCTGCAACGGGAGGAGGGCCCCAGCAG TTCTACTGGACAACATCGGCTActacaggaagaagaagaagctagGCCAGAACCAGAGAGACCTGGCCTCAGTTGGAGCAATCGGGAAAAAGCAAAGCAGGCCTTCAAAGAGCTGCTAAGGGACAAG GCTGTCCCTTCCAATGCTTCATGGGAACAGGCCATGAAGATGGTAGTCACTGATCCCCGTTACAG TGCCTTGCCCAAATTGAGTGAGAAGAAGCAGGCATTTAATGCTTACAAGGCACAgcgggagaaggaagagaaagaggaggcccGGCTGAGGGCCAAGGAGGCCAAACAGACTTTGCAGCATTTCCTGGAGCAGCATGAACGCATGACCTCCACCACCCGCTACCG GCGGGCAGAACAGACCTTTGGGGACTTGGAGGTCTGGGCTGTGGTCCCTGAGAGGGATCGAAAAGAGGTTTATGATGATGTCCTCTTCTTCCTCGCTAAGAAGGAGAAG GAACAAGCCAAGCAGCTTCGGCGTCGAAATATCCAGGCCTTGAAGAGCATACTGGATGGGATGAGTAGTGTCAACTTCCAAACCACATGGTCCCAGGCCCAGCAGTACCTCATGGACAACCCCAGCTTTGCTCAGGACCAGCAGCTGCAGA ACATGGACAAAGAAGATGCACTCATCTGCTTTGAGGAGCACATCCGagctttggagagagaagaggaggaagagcggGAACGTGCCCGGCTTCGGGAGCGGCGCCAGCAACGGAAGAACCGGGAGGCCTTTCAG ACCTTCCTGGACGAGTTGCATGAAACAGGGCAGCTGCATTCCATGTCCACCTGGATGGAGTTGTACCCAGCAGTCAGCACTGATGTCCGCTTTGCCAACATGCTGGGCCAGCCGG GCTCTACTCCTCTGGACTTATTCAAGTTCTATGTGGAGGAGTTGAAGGCTCGATTCCACGATGAAAAGAAGATCATAAAGGACATTCTTAAG GACCGGGGCTTCTGTGTGGAGGTGAACACAGCCTTTGAGGACTTCGCCCACGTCATAAGCTTTGACAAGAGGGCTGCTGCGCTGGACGCAGGCAACATCAAGCTGACCTTCAATAGT cTGCTGGAGAAAGCAGAGGCACGGGAGAGGGAACGGGAGAAGGAGGAGGCACGAAGGATGCGGCGCAGAGAAGCTGCCTTTCGAAGCATGCTGAGGCAGGCCGTGCCTGCTCTGGAGCTGGGCACTGCCTGGGAAGAG GTCCGTGAGCGCTTTGTGTGCGACTCAGCCTTTGAGCAGATCACCCTGGAGTCGGAGCGGATCCGGCTCTTCCGAGAGTTCCTGCAGGTGCTGGAG ACTGAATGCCAGCACCTCCACACCAAAGGCCGAAAGCATGGCAGAAAGGGCAAGAAACACCATCGCAAGCGTTCTCACTCACCCTCA GGTTCTGAGTCAGATGAAGAGGAGCTGCCCCCACCATCCCTCCGGCCTTCTAAGCGGAGGCGTCGGAACCCCTCAGAGTCTGGCTCTGAGCCCTCATCCTCACTTGACTCAGTAGAAAGTGGGGGTGCTGCTCTTGGAGGACCAGGGTCCCCATCGTCCCACCTTCTTCTTGGGTCAG atCATGGTCTTCGGAAAgccaagaaaccaaaaaagaaaactaagaagagAAGACACAAGTCG AACAGTCCTGAGAGTGAGACAGACCCTGAAGAGAAAGCTGGCAAAGAGAGTGAAGACAGAGAACAAGAACAGGACAAGGACAGGGAACTCCGGCAGGCAGAGCTCCCCGTCCGCTCCCCAGGCTTTGGAATCAAGAAGGAGAAG ACAGGCTGGGATACATCAGAAAGCGAGCTGAGtgagggggagctggagaggcgAAGGCGGACACTCCTACAGCAGCTGGATGACCACCAATGA
- the Prpf40b gene encoding pre-mRNA-processing factor 40 homolog B isoform X5: MSVPDSGPRPPAAPAPFPPGPPMMPPPFMPPPGIPPPFPPMGLPPMSQRPPAIPPMPPGILPPMLPPMGAPPPLTQIPGMVPPMMPGMLMPAVPVTAATAPGADTASSAVTGTGPPRALWSEHVAPDGRIYYYNADDKQSVWEKPSVLKSKAELLLSQCPWKEYKSDTGKPYYYNNQSQESRWTRPKDLDDLEALVKQESTGKQQAQQLQTLQPQPQPPQPQPDPPPIPPGPIPVPMALLEPEPGRSEDCDVLEAAQPLEQGFLQREEGPSSSTGQHRLLQEEEEARPEPERPGLSWSNREKAKQAFKELLRDKAVPSNASWEQAMKMVVTDPRYSALPKLSEKKQAFNAYKAQREKEEKEEARLRAKEAKQTLQHFLEQHERMTSTTRYRRAEQTFGDLEVWAVVPERDRKEVYDDVLFFLAKKEKEQAKQLRRRNIQALKSILDGMSSVNFQTTWSQAQQYLMDNPSFAQDQQLQNMDKEDALICFEEHIRALEREEEEERERARLRERRQQRKNREAFQTFLDELHETGQLHSMSTWMELYPAVSTDVRFANMLGQPGSTPLDLFKFYVEELKARFHDEKKIIKDILKDRGFCVEVNTAFEDFAHVISFDKRAAALDAGNIKLTFNSLLEKAEAREREREKEEARRMRRREAAFRSMLRQAVPALELGTAWEEVRERFVCDSAFEQITLESERIRLFREFLQVLEQTECQHLHTKGRKHGRKGKKHHRKRSHSPSVSWQGSESDEEELPPPSLRPSKRRRRNPSESGSEPSSSLDSVESGGAALGGPGSPSSHLLLGSDHGLRKAKKPKKKTKKRRHKSNSPESETDPEEKAGKESEDREQEQDKDRELRQAELPVRSPGFGIKKEKAGIHQKAS; the protein is encoded by the exons TCGGTTCCCGATTCTGGTCCCCGGCCCCCAGCAGCGCCTGCCCCCTTCCCACCGGGGCCCCCCATGATGCCACCACCCTTC ATGCCCCCTCCAGGGATCCCACCTCCTTTTCCTCCAATGGGGCTGCCCCCTATGAGTCAGAGACCACCAGCCATTCCCCCAATGCCACCTGGCATACTGCCCCCAATGCTTCCACCAATGGGGGCACCACCACCACTTACACAG ATACCAGGAATGGTACCTCCAATGATGCCAGGGATGCTGATGCCAGCGGTGCCTGTCACTGCAGCG ACGGCTCCGGGTGCGGACACCGCCAGCT CTGCTGTGACTGGGACTGGCCCTCCG aggGCCTTATGGAGTGAACATGTGGCCCCTGATGGGCGCATCTACTACTACAACGCTGATGACAAGCAGTCCGTGTGGGAGAAGCCCAGCGTGCTCAAGTCCAAGGCGGAG CTGCTGCTGTCCCAGTGTCCCTGGAAAGAGTATAAATCAGATACAGGGAAGCCGTACTACTACAACAACCAGAGTCAGGAGTCCCGTTGGACCCGGCCCAAGGATCTGGATGACCTGGAGG CCTTAGTCAAACAAGAGTCTACAGG AAAGCAGCAGGCCCAGCAACTGCAGACCctacagccacagccacagccacctcAGCCACAACCTGACCCTCCACCTATACCTCCTGGTCCCATCCCGGTGCCTATGGCCCTTCTGGAACCTGAGCCAGGTCGAAGTGAAGATTGTGATGTGCTGGAAGCTGCCCAGCCCCTGGAGCAGGGGTTCCTGCAACGGGAGGAGGGCCCCAGCAG TTCTACTGGACAACATCGGCTActacaggaagaagaagaagctagGCCAGAACCAGAGAGACCTGGCCTCAGTTGGAGCAATCGGGAAAAAGCAAAGCAGGCCTTCAAAGAGCTGCTAAGGGACAAG GCTGTCCCTTCCAATGCTTCATGGGAACAGGCCATGAAGATGGTAGTCACTGATCCCCGTTACAG TGCCTTGCCCAAATTGAGTGAGAAGAAGCAGGCATTTAATGCTTACAAGGCACAgcgggagaaggaagagaaagaggaggcccGGCTGAGGGCCAAGGAGGCCAAACAGACTTTGCAGCATTTCCTGGAGCAGCATGAACGCATGACCTCCACCACCCGCTACCG GCGGGCAGAACAGACCTTTGGGGACTTGGAGGTCTGGGCTGTGGTCCCTGAGAGGGATCGAAAAGAGGTTTATGATGATGTCCTCTTCTTCCTCGCTAAGAAGGAGAAG GAACAAGCCAAGCAGCTTCGGCGTCGAAATATCCAGGCCTTGAAGAGCATACTGGATGGGATGAGTAGTGTCAACTTCCAAACCACATGGTCCCAGGCCCAGCAGTACCTCATGGACAACCCCAGCTTTGCTCAGGACCAGCAGCTGCAGA ACATGGACAAAGAAGATGCACTCATCTGCTTTGAGGAGCACATCCGagctttggagagagaagaggaggaagagcggGAACGTGCCCGGCTTCGGGAGCGGCGCCAGCAACGGAAGAACCGGGAGGCCTTTCAG ACCTTCCTGGACGAGTTGCATGAAACAGGGCAGCTGCATTCCATGTCCACCTGGATGGAGTTGTACCCAGCAGTCAGCACTGATGTCCGCTTTGCCAACATGCTGGGCCAGCCGG GCTCTACTCCTCTGGACTTATTCAAGTTCTATGTGGAGGAGTTGAAGGCTCGATTCCACGATGAAAAGAAGATCATAAAGGACATTCTTAAG GACCGGGGCTTCTGTGTGGAGGTGAACACAGCCTTTGAGGACTTCGCCCACGTCATAAGCTTTGACAAGAGGGCTGCTGCGCTGGACGCAGGCAACATCAAGCTGACCTTCAATAGT cTGCTGGAGAAAGCAGAGGCACGGGAGAGGGAACGGGAGAAGGAGGAGGCACGAAGGATGCGGCGCAGAGAAGCTGCCTTTCGAAGCATGCTGAGGCAGGCCGTGCCTGCTCTGGAGCTGGGCACTGCCTGGGAAGAG GTCCGTGAGCGCTTTGTGTGCGACTCAGCCTTTGAGCAGATCACCCTGGAGTCGGAGCGGATCCGGCTCTTCCGAGAGTTCCTGCAGGTGCTGGAG cAGACTGAATGCCAGCACCTCCACACCAAAGGCCGAAAGCATGGCAGAAAGGGCAAGAAACACCATCGCAAGCGTTCTCACTCACCCTCAGTGAGTTGGCAG GGTTCTGAGTCAGATGAAGAGGAGCTGCCCCCACCATCCCTCCGGCCTTCTAAGCGGAGGCGTCGGAACCCCTCAGAGTCTGGCTCTGAGCCCTCATCCTCACTTGACTCAGTAGAAAGTGGGGGTGCTGCTCTTGGAGGACCAGGGTCCCCATCGTCCCACCTTCTTCTTGGGTCAG atCATGGTCTTCGGAAAgccaagaaaccaaaaaagaaaactaagaagagAAGACACAAGTCG AACAGTCCTGAGAGTGAGACAGACCCTGAAGAGAAAGCTGGCAAAGAGAGTGAAGACAGAGAACAAGAACAGGACAAGGACAGGGAACTCCGGCAGGCAGAGCTCCCCGTCCGCTCCCCAGGCTTTGGAATCAAGAAGGAGAAG GCTGGGATACATCAGAAAGCGAGCTGA